From Synoicihabitans lomoniglobus, the proteins below share one genomic window:
- the rplS gene encoding 50S ribosomal protein L19, translated as MNPIIKEVTASHLKSDVTDFRVGDGVRVHTKVREGDKERIQIFAGIVIARKGGGIAEAFTVRRISYGEGVERVFPLHSPNIEKIELDRASVPMRARLYYLRDRKGKAAMAIKAKRYDSAKA; from the coding sequence ATGAATCCCATCATTAAAGAGGTTACCGCTTCGCATCTGAAGTCGGACGTCACCGACTTCCGGGTCGGAGACGGCGTCCGTGTTCACACCAAAGTGCGCGAGGGCGACAAAGAGCGTATCCAGATTTTCGCGGGTATCGTCATCGCTCGCAAGGGCGGCGGCATTGCCGAAGCGTTCACGGTCCGTCGCATCAGCTACGGCGAAGGCGTGGAGCGCGTTTTCCCGCTGCACTCCCCGAACATTGAGAAGATCGAGCTCGATCGCGCCTCGGTGCCGATGCGTGCCCGTCTTTACTACCTGCGTGATCGCAAGGGTAAGGCCGCTATGGCGATCAAGGCCAAGCGCTACGATTCTGCAAAAGCCTGA
- a CDS encoding Dps family protein, with translation MKTNIGISAKSRSAVAAILATVLADETVLYTKTRNFHWNVKGPRFHDLHLFFEELYTGSEQTRDDIAERIRALGLAAPGSLKQLLQLTRMEEEDSTDLTADKMIKILLKDQETFIRNLRADIAVIEDDHEDVGTADFLTGLLAAHEKSAWMLRSAAEA, from the coding sequence ATGAAAACCAACATTGGTATTTCCGCCAAATCTCGTTCGGCGGTGGCCGCTATCCTCGCCACGGTTCTGGCCGATGAAACCGTGCTCTACACGAAGACCCGCAACTTTCACTGGAACGTGAAAGGACCTCGTTTTCATGATTTACATCTCTTTTTCGAGGAACTCTACACCGGCAGCGAACAAACTCGGGATGACATCGCCGAACGTATTCGGGCGCTGGGGCTGGCGGCTCCGGGCAGTTTGAAACAGCTTTTGCAGCTGACTCGGATGGAAGAAGAAGATTCTACCGATCTCACCGCCGATAAGATGATCAAAATTCTGCTCAAAGATCAGGAGACGTTCATTCGAAACCTGCGGGCGGACATTGCCGTGATAGAAGATGATCACGAAGACGTCGGCACGGCGGATTTTCTCACCGGATTGCTGGCGGCGCATGAGAAAAGCGCCTGGATGCTGCGGTCAGCGGCCGAAGCGTAA
- the tkt gene encoding transketolase — MKLNSEILALAANQARGLAIDAVHQCSSGHLGLPLGTAEIGAVLYGNALVHNPAEPRWLNRDRFVLSAGHGSMFLYSWLHLSGFDVSLDDLKAFRQLHSKTPGHPEFRETPGVEATTGPLGQGIANSVGFAMSGKMAAARFNTEEHTIFDHHVVCLAGDGCMQEGVALEAISFAGHNKLDNLILIYDSNDVTLDAMADKTQSENTAARFKSIGWDVITLTDGHDLAAILKAVNRAKKAKSGKPQIIIAKTEIGRGIPEVAGTAKGHGEGGAKFAEAARAGLGLPADELFYVSDDVREYFAAHKKRGARQYNKWKKTYKAWAAANPEQAALLESRDAEITASDLLASIPAFPADTKLASRAAGRDVLQPIAAAQPLVISGSADLYGSTLNYIKDATDFDPTNPAGRNIRYGIREHAMAAINNGIAYDGIFHTSCATFLVFADYSRPAMRIAALAGLPVVYIYTHDSVGVGEDGPTHQPVETVSGLRVIPNLDVIRPGDPEEVAGAFAAAFARKDGPTLLALTRQAMPIQNDIALDTRRTGVEQGAYIAVQETEPLTHILMASGSELDHAIKAAGTLGASVRVVSVPCFERFLRQSAEYQESVLPSSCRKRVAIEAGVTGLWAQFVGLDGKVIGIDRFGLSAPGGTAMKELGITAEAVVEAAQSLG; from the coding sequence ATGAAGTTGAACTCCGAGATTCTCGCTCTAGCTGCTAATCAGGCACGTGGCCTGGCCATCGATGCCGTCCACCAGTGCTCCTCCGGTCACTTGGGTTTGCCCCTGGGCACCGCCGAAATTGGGGCCGTCCTCTACGGAAACGCCCTGGTGCACAACCCCGCCGAGCCACGTTGGCTTAATCGCGATCGGTTTGTGCTCTCGGCCGGTCATGGCTCGATGTTCCTTTACAGCTGGCTGCACCTGAGCGGCTTCGACGTCTCGCTCGACGACCTCAAGGCATTCCGTCAACTGCACTCCAAAACCCCGGGACATCCCGAGTTTCGTGAGACCCCCGGCGTTGAGGCGACGACGGGTCCACTCGGCCAAGGTATCGCCAATTCGGTCGGCTTTGCCATGTCCGGCAAGATGGCGGCGGCGCGTTTCAATACCGAGGAGCATACCATTTTTGACCACCATGTGGTCTGTCTCGCCGGCGACGGCTGCATGCAGGAGGGAGTTGCCCTGGAGGCGATCTCTTTTGCCGGGCACAACAAGCTCGATAACCTCATCCTGATCTACGATTCCAATGACGTCACGCTCGACGCCATGGCGGACAAGACGCAGAGCGAGAATACCGCCGCGCGTTTCAAGTCCATTGGTTGGGACGTCATCACATTGACCGACGGCCACGATCTCGCCGCGATTCTCAAAGCGGTCAATCGCGCCAAGAAGGCCAAGTCCGGCAAACCGCAGATCATCATCGCAAAGACCGAAATTGGTCGGGGCATCCCCGAGGTCGCCGGCACCGCCAAAGGTCACGGTGAAGGTGGCGCGAAGTTTGCCGAAGCCGCTCGCGCGGGTCTCGGTCTTCCCGCCGACGAATTGTTCTACGTCAGCGATGACGTGCGCGAATATTTTGCCGCCCACAAGAAACGGGGTGCCCGCCAATACAACAAGTGGAAGAAGACCTACAAAGCGTGGGCCGCCGCCAATCCTGAACAAGCAGCGCTCCTCGAGAGCCGCGATGCCGAGATCACCGCGTCGGATTTGCTGGCCAGCATCCCGGCTTTCCCCGCCGACACCAAGCTCGCCAGCCGCGCGGCCGGTCGCGATGTGCTGCAGCCCATCGCCGCAGCCCAGCCACTCGTGATTTCGGGCAGCGCCGATCTCTACGGTTCGACGCTCAACTACATCAAGGACGCGACCGATTTCGACCCGACCAATCCCGCGGGTCGCAACATTCGCTACGGCATCCGCGAGCATGCCATGGCCGCCATCAACAATGGCATCGCCTATGATGGGATCTTCCACACGTCGTGCGCCACCTTCCTCGTGTTTGCCGACTATTCGCGTCCCGCCATGCGCATCGCGGCTCTCGCCGGACTGCCCGTGGTTTACATTTATACGCACGACTCCGTCGGCGTGGGCGAAGACGGTCCGACCCACCAGCCGGTGGAAACGGTCTCCGGTTTGCGCGTGATCCCCAATCTCGATGTGATTCGCCCCGGTGATCCCGAGGAAGTCGCGGGCGCTTTTGCGGCAGCCTTCGCTCGCAAGGATGGTCCCACGTTGCTCGCCCTGACCCGTCAGGCCATGCCGATTCAAAACGATATCGCCCTCGACACCCGACGCACCGGTGTGGAGCAAGGCGCTTACATCGCTGTGCAGGAAACCGAACCCTTGACGCACATCCTGATGGCGTCCGGTTCGGAGCTGGATCATGCGATCAAGGCCGCCGGCACCCTCGGTGCCTCGGTGCGCGTCGTGTCCGTGCCGTGTTTCGAACGCTTCCTCCGGCAGTCTGCGGAATACCAGGAAAGCGTGCTGCCGTCCTCGTGTCGCAAGCGCGTCGCCATCGAGGCGGGAGTGACCGGACTCTGGGCGCAATTCGTGGGTCTCGATGGTAAGGTGATCGGCATCGATCGCTTTGGCCTGAGCGCTCCCGGTGGCACGGCGATGAAGGAACTCGGTATTACCGCCGAAGCCGTGGTTGAAGCCGCGCAATCGCTGGGCTGA
- a CDS encoding efflux RND transporter periplasmic adaptor subunit — protein MIKKFIIAFIGFILVVAALGAVKAAQIKEMMGANFGQPITAVSTAEATVQEWNPVIQSIGSLAPIQGVTISAELEGAVTEILVGNGAAVEKGDLLVTLDTTIETAQLEAADARAELARLQRSRAQELGAKNTISQSEIDGAVAQYAQAKADVAALKATLDKKAVRAPFSGRVGIRTVNVGQFVSRGTALMPLQKLDEVFVNFYVPQREMPKLGLNQAVTVKIDAFPEEEFTAHITAINPVVDTATRNVAVQATLPNPDERLRAGMFAQLEVVLPQVDRLVVVPSTAVAYASYGNSVYVVETMKDAEGQEYLGVRQQPVTLGRKRGDLVAVLEGLEGGEVVASAGVFKLRNGLPVQINNKVQPSASVNPMPDNT, from the coding sequence ATGATCAAAAAGTTCATCATCGCATTTATCGGCTTCATTTTGGTCGTCGCCGCCCTCGGCGCGGTTAAAGCCGCGCAAATCAAGGAAATGATGGGAGCCAATTTTGGCCAACCCATCACGGCAGTCAGCACGGCGGAAGCAACCGTCCAGGAGTGGAATCCTGTGATACAATCAATCGGCTCATTGGCCCCGATTCAGGGCGTGACCATCAGTGCCGAACTCGAAGGTGCCGTGACGGAAATTTTGGTCGGCAACGGGGCCGCCGTGGAGAAGGGCGATTTGCTGGTGACTTTGGACACGACCATTGAAACGGCGCAACTCGAAGCGGCCGATGCCCGCGCCGAACTTGCCCGCCTACAGCGCAGTCGTGCGCAGGAGCTCGGGGCGAAGAACACGATCAGTCAGTCCGAGATCGACGGTGCCGTCGCCCAATACGCCCAGGCCAAGGCGGATGTTGCCGCCCTCAAGGCGACGTTGGACAAGAAAGCGGTGCGCGCCCCCTTCAGTGGTCGCGTTGGTATTCGCACGGTCAATGTCGGCCAATTTGTCAGCCGGGGAACGGCGCTCATGCCGCTGCAAAAACTCGATGAAGTCTTCGTCAACTTCTATGTGCCCCAGCGCGAAATGCCCAAACTCGGCTTGAATCAGGCGGTCACCGTCAAGATCGATGCGTTTCCCGAGGAAGAATTCACGGCGCACATCACGGCCATCAACCCGGTGGTGGATACCGCCACCCGCAATGTAGCGGTGCAGGCGACTCTGCCCAATCCGGATGAACGGCTCCGCGCCGGTATGTTCGCTCAGTTGGAAGTGGTGCTGCCGCAGGTCGATCGTCTGGTGGTGGTGCCGTCCACCGCCGTGGCTTACGCGAGCTATGGCAATTCCGTCTATGTCGTGGAGACGATGAAGGATGCCGAAGGTCAGGAGTATCTCGGGGTGCGCCAACAACCCGTTACATTGGGTCGCAAGCGCGGAGACCTGGTGGCGGTGCTCGAAGGCCTCGAGGGCGGGGAAGTGGTTGCTTCCGCCGGCGTCTTCAAACTGCGCAATGGTCTGCCCGTGCAGATCAACAACAAGGTCCAGCCTTCCGCCTCGGTGAACCCGATGCCGGACAACACCTGA
- a CDS encoding AGE family epimerase/isomerase, with the protein MARWLREHLFDHILPFWEKAGGNLEAGLPTCIADDGTLLSSDRWLWSQWRAVWVFARIYNSLDRDPKWLERARRVAAFSCQYGWLSEEKGWALLLDESGAVKRGYESVYVDAFAVYGLTELAVASGESVWLERARETADAAMRRCQQWGDRVPHFPYPIPPGAKPHGLPMIWSLKLAGLGQVTGEPLYAEMAQGMLAEIDRDFYRTEEDRLFETVSRDGSRYPGAPGSVTVPGHAIEGMWFQRLVAHELGDAPISMAETWRRVRRHLELGWDPAGGGGLLLAVDGSGPASTAGWAFGDTKLWWPHTEALFAALLGWHETGESSWLDWYERMWGLCFERYVDWENGEWRQKLHRDLSPMTGTIALPVKDPFHLPRSLILQIELLENKTPPRVATVS; encoded by the coding sequence ATGGCACGCTGGTTGCGCGAGCACCTGTTCGATCACATCCTGCCATTTTGGGAAAAGGCGGGCGGAAACCTCGAGGCGGGGTTACCCACCTGCATCGCCGATGACGGCACGCTGTTGAGCTCGGATCGTTGGCTGTGGAGTCAGTGGCGGGCGGTGTGGGTGTTTGCCCGGATATACAATTCCCTGGACCGGGACCCAAAGTGGTTGGAACGGGCGCGTCGAGTGGCGGCGTTTTCCTGTCAATACGGTTGGTTGAGTGAAGAAAAAGGCTGGGCGCTGTTGCTGGATGAGTCCGGTGCCGTGAAGCGTGGCTATGAGAGCGTTTATGTGGACGCGTTCGCCGTTTACGGATTGACCGAGCTCGCAGTCGCTTCGGGCGAATCCGTATGGTTGGAGCGCGCACGGGAGACGGCGGATGCGGCCATGCGGCGCTGCCAACAGTGGGGTGACCGTGTGCCACACTTTCCTTACCCGATTCCGCCGGGCGCCAAACCGCATGGTTTGCCCATGATCTGGTCGCTCAAATTAGCCGGACTCGGACAAGTCACCGGCGAGCCGCTTTATGCGGAGATGGCGCAAGGCATGCTGGCCGAAATTGACCGTGATTTCTACCGGACCGAGGAGGACCGGTTGTTTGAAACGGTGAGCCGCGATGGTTCCCGTTATCCGGGGGCTCCGGGGAGTGTAACCGTGCCGGGGCATGCCATCGAAGGCATGTGGTTCCAACGCCTGGTTGCCCACGAGCTCGGGGACGCCCCGATTTCAATGGCCGAAACATGGCGCCGGGTCCGACGGCATTTGGAGCTCGGGTGGGACCCGGCGGGAGGGGGAGGTTTGCTTTTAGCGGTCGATGGCTCCGGTCCAGCGTCGACGGCCGGCTGGGCGTTCGGTGATACCAAATTGTGGTGGCCGCACACGGAAGCGTTGTTTGCGGCACTACTGGGGTGGCACGAAACCGGCGAAAGCAGTTGGCTCGACTGGTATGAGCGCATGTGGGGACTTTGTTTTGAGCGCTACGTCGATTGGGAAAACGGTGAGTGGAGGCAAAAATTGCACCGCGATTTGTCACCCATGACCGGCACGATCGCGCTGCCCGTGAAGGACCCGTTTCACTTGCCGCGAAGTTTGATCCTGCAAATTGAGTTGTTGGAAAACAAAACACCGCCGCGAGTAGCGACGGTGTCGTAA
- the trmD gene encoding tRNA (guanosine(37)-N1)-methyltransferase TrmD gives MRIDVLTLFPRMLDGFLAESILGRAVQAGLIEVGVNDLRQWCTDKHRTADDRPFGGGAGMVLKPEPAIAAIEAIQTPGCRRIYLTPDGEPFSESIARELSTEQHLVLLSGHYEGIDQRIREEVIDREISIGDYVLTNGTLPAAVLIDAVARFIPGVLGEEKSLTHESFTGKLLDFPQYTRPAEFRGKSVPEVLLSGNHGEIEKWRLAQRIEKTRQVRPDLFKHYRHESHH, from the coding sequence CTGCGCATCGATGTTCTGACGCTTTTCCCGCGCATGCTCGACGGCTTCCTGGCCGAGAGCATTTTGGGACGAGCTGTGCAGGCGGGGTTGATCGAAGTTGGCGTCAACGACCTCCGCCAGTGGTGCACCGACAAGCACCGCACCGCCGATGATCGTCCCTTCGGCGGCGGTGCTGGCATGGTTCTCAAACCCGAGCCGGCGATTGCGGCGATCGAAGCGATACAGACCCCGGGATGCCGCCGTATTTATCTTACGCCGGATGGTGAGCCATTCAGCGAATCGATCGCACGTGAATTATCCACGGAGCAACACCTCGTGTTATTGAGTGGTCACTATGAAGGAATCGACCAACGGATTCGCGAAGAAGTGATCGATCGCGAGATTAGTATTGGCGATTATGTCCTTACCAACGGGACACTTCCGGCGGCGGTGCTCATCGATGCGGTCGCTCGTTTCATCCCCGGAGTATTGGGCGAGGAAAAGTCATTGACGCACGAATCCTTCACCGGCAAGTTGCTCGACTTTCCTCAATACACGCGTCCCGCGGAGTTTAGAGGCAAGTCCGTTCCAGAGGTTCTCCTCTCTGGAAATCACGGAGAAATCGAGAAGTGGCGCTTGGCGCAACGGATCGAAAAGACCCGCCAAGTTCGTCCAGATTTATTTAAACACTACCGTCATGAATCCCATCATTAA
- the rpsP gene encoding 30S ribosomal protein S16, with protein MALKIRLSRIGTTHAPVYHVVVAEARSRRDGRAAEILGTYNPRAKGEQLTLNVERADYWISQGAKPTDTANSLIKQARKAAPAATTEVAAAETEA; from the coding sequence ATGGCCCTTAAAATTCGCCTCTCCCGTATCGGCACGACGCACGCACCCGTTTACCACGTGGTGGTTGCGGAAGCTCGCTCCCGCCGTGATGGCCGGGCGGCCGAGATTCTCGGCACCTATAATCCTCGCGCAAAAGGTGAACAGCTCACCCTGAACGTCGAACGTGCTGACTACTGGATCAGCCAAGGTGCGAAGCCGACCGATACCGCCAATTCTCTCATCAAGCAGGCTCGCAAGGCAGCCCCCGCCGCCACGACCGAGGTCGCTGCGGCTGAGACTGAGGCCTGA
- the ychF gene encoding redox-regulated ATPase YchF codes for MKAGIVGLPNVGKSTLFNAVTRSRKAEAANYPFCTIDPNVGVVTVPDERLGVLQGIAKTQVVIPAAIEFVDIAGLVAGASKGEGLGNQFLANIREVDAIIHVVRCFVDDDVIHNMGSVDPVRDIEVISTELILADYETVTKRIEKTTKKARGGDKEAMAELALLQRLEPHLNEGKPANILELDEAEAKIIPFFQLLSAKPVLYACNVAESDLADADANPFVQKVAEFVRTHHDAAYVPISAKIEFELIDLEPEEAKEFLADLGVQDSGVSMLIREAYALLGLQTYFTAGEKEVRAWTIPVGCKAPQAAGVIHTDFEKGFIKAEVVAYTDLSSLGSVSAARDAGKYRLEGKEYVFKDGDVAVFRFAN; via the coding sequence ATGAAAGCCGGAATCGTTGGTCTACCAAACGTGGGCAAGTCCACTCTCTTTAATGCTGTTACCCGCTCCCGCAAGGCGGAGGCAGCCAACTATCCCTTTTGCACGATCGATCCCAATGTCGGGGTCGTCACCGTGCCGGACGAGCGTTTGGGCGTGCTGCAAGGCATCGCCAAGACGCAGGTGGTCATCCCGGCCGCCATTGAGTTTGTCGATATTGCCGGTCTGGTGGCCGGAGCGAGCAAGGGCGAGGGTCTCGGCAATCAGTTCCTGGCCAACATTCGCGAAGTCGACGCCATCATCCATGTGGTGCGCTGCTTTGTGGATGATGATGTAATTCACAACATGGGCTCCGTTGATCCGGTGCGCGACATCGAGGTTATTTCCACCGAACTTATTTTGGCCGACTACGAAACCGTCACCAAACGCATCGAAAAGACGACCAAGAAGGCGCGCGGTGGTGACAAGGAAGCCATGGCCGAACTCGCCCTGTTGCAACGACTCGAACCCCATCTCAACGAAGGTAAACCCGCCAACATCCTCGAACTCGACGAAGCCGAAGCGAAGATCATCCCGTTTTTTCAACTCCTCAGCGCCAAGCCCGTGCTCTACGCGTGCAACGTTGCCGAAAGCGATCTCGCCGACGCCGACGCCAATCCATTCGTGCAAAAGGTCGCTGAATTTGTCCGCACGCACCATGACGCCGCCTACGTGCCGATCAGCGCGAAAATCGAGTTCGAGTTGATCGATCTGGAACCGGAGGAGGCGAAGGAATTTTTGGCCGATCTCGGCGTGCAGGATTCCGGCGTATCGATGTTGATTCGCGAGGCCTACGCCCTGCTCGGGCTCCAGACGTATTTCACGGCGGGTGAAAAAGAAGTGCGGGCCTGGACCATTCCCGTCGGCTGCAAGGCTCCGCAAGCCGCCGGCGTCATCCACACCGATTTCGAAAAGGGCTTCATCAAGGCCGAGGTGGTGGCCTACACCGACCTATCCTCACTCGGCAGCGTGTCCGCCGCCCGCGACGCCGGCAAGTATCGCCTCGAGGGCAAGGAATACGTCTTCAAGGACGGCGACGTGGCGGTCTTCCGCTTTGCCAACTAA
- a CDS encoding MarR family winged helix-turn-helix transcriptional regulator — MLKDLPHYECLLECAKHFPDLDPAASGLFMNMLRTADELFAIKSDFLQRHNTSNGRFTVLMLLSAAGPAEGECAPPRSPAALAEMAGVTRATMTGLIDTLERDGFVRREADPHDRRAMLVHLTTQGEAFTRELLPGYFRQVTAIMAPLQRSEQEELMRLLMKVRRGIATASQVEAAETSSV, encoded by the coding sequence ATGCTCAAAGATCTTCCGCACTACGAGTGCCTGCTGGAATGCGCCAAGCACTTCCCGGATTTGGATCCTGCCGCCAGTGGCTTGTTTATGAACATGTTGCGCACCGCGGACGAGCTGTTTGCGATCAAGAGTGATTTTTTGCAGCGTCACAATACGTCGAACGGTCGTTTCACGGTCCTGATGCTTTTATCCGCCGCCGGTCCCGCCGAAGGCGAATGCGCGCCCCCGCGGAGCCCGGCGGCTTTGGCTGAGATGGCAGGAGTCACCAGGGCGACGATGACGGGTCTGATTGATACCTTGGAGCGTGATGGCTTTGTGCGCCGTGAAGCAGATCCCCACGATCGGCGGGCGATGTTGGTGCATCTGACCACTCAGGGAGAAGCGTTCACTCGCGAGTTATTGCCGGGGTATTTTCGCCAGGTCACCGCCATCATGGCGCCGCTTCAAAGATCCGAACAAGAGGAGCTGATGCGGTTGTTGATGAAGGTGCGCCGAGGCATCGCAACTGCTAGCCAAGTGGAGGCTGCAGAGACTTCGTCCGTTTAA